In a single window of the Bacillus rossius redtenbacheri isolate Brsri chromosome 8, Brsri_v3, whole genome shotgun sequence genome:
- the LOC134535172 gene encoding uridine phosphorylase 1 isoform X4 codes for MASDEERDEYADGSVRLRNPNIELMDQDILYHLALGSGSHDLVAMFGDVKFVCMGGTPKRVEQFAHFIMDEIGHKLPTGTTLLDISQFSYRYSMYKVGPVLSVSHGMGMPSVGILLHEVIKLMYHARVKDPVFFRIGTSGGIGLEGGTVVISEDAVDGVLQPYLDLPVLGKMVRRPAQLDKRLVRELKALADPNDPYDIVTGRTMCTSDFYEGQGRMDGAFCDFSEAQKMDFLNKVHKCGVVNIEMESLSFAALTHHAGIRSAVICVTIVDRLHGDQIMAPKEVLDEWQCRPQALVSRYIKRYLTMKGRLTMAGPGGSVCVKSPRRFKLVQQESENYD; via the exons GTACGCGGACGGCTCGGTGCGCCTGCGCAACCCCAACATCGAGCTGATGGACCAGGACATCCTGTACCACCTGGCGCTGGGCAGCGGCTCGCACGACCTGGTGGCCATGTTCGGCGACGTGAAG TTCGTGTGCATGGGAGGCACGCCGAAGAGAGTGGAGCAGTTTGCGCACTTCATCATGGACGAGATCGGCCATAAGCTGCCGACCGGGACCACCCTGCTGGACATCAGCCAGTTCTCCTACCGCTACTCCATGTACAAGGTCGGGCCCGTGCTGTCCGTCAGC CACGGCATGGGCATGCCCTCGGTGGGCATCCTGCTGCACGAGGTCATCAAGCTGATGTACCACGCGCGCGTCAAGGACCCCGTGTTCTTCCGCATCGGCACGTCGGGCGGCATCGGCCTGGAGGGCGGCACCGTCGTCATCTCGGAGGACGCCGTGGACGGCGTGTTGCAGCCCTACCTGGACCTG CCGGTGCTGGGGAAGATGGTGCGACGGCCCGCGCAGCTGGACAAGAGGCTGGTGCGCGAGTTGAAGGCCCTGGCCGACCCCAACGACCCCTACGACATCGTCACCGGCCGGACCATGTGCACCAGCGACTTCTACGAAG GACAAGGGCGCATGGACGGAGCCTTCTGCGACTTCAGCGAGGCCCAGAAGATGGACTTCCTGAACAAGGTCCACAAGTGCGGGGTCGTCAACATCGAGATGGAGAGCCTGTCGTTCGCCGCGCTCACCCACCACGCCGGCATCCGCTCCGCCGTCATCTGCGTCACCATCGTGGACCGCCTGCACGGCGACCAG ATCATGGCGCCCAAGGAGGTGCTGGACGAGTGGCAGTGCCGGCCGCAGGCGCTGGTGTCGCGCTACATCAAGCGCTACCTCACCATGAAGGGCCGGCTGACCATGGCTGGCCCCGGCGGCTCCGTGTGCGTCAAGAGCCCGCGCCGCTTCAAGCTGGTGCAGCAGGAGTCGGAGAACTACGACTGA
- the LOC134535172 gene encoding uridine phosphorylase 1 isoform X2, which produces MASDEERDEYADGSVRLRNPNIELMDQDILYHLALGSGSHDLVAMFGDVKFVCMGGTPKRVEQFAHFIMDEIGHKLPTGTTLLDISQFSYRYSMYKVGPVLSVSVSTLPRLVPASLSRHCHVTATSLPTGTTLLDISQFSYRYSMYKVGPVLSVSHGMGMPSVGILLHEVIKLMYHARVKDPVFFRIGTSGGIGLEGGTVVISEDAVDGVLQPYLDLPVLGKMVRRPAQLDKRLVRELKALADPNDPYDIVTGRTMCTSDFYEGQGRMDGAFCDFSEAQKMDFLNKVHKCGVVNIEMESLSFAALTHHAGIRSAVICVTIVDRLHGDQIMAPKEVLDEWQCRPQALVSRYIKRYLTMKGRLTMAGPGGSVCVKSPRRFKLVQQESENYD; this is translated from the exons GTACGCGGACGGCTCGGTGCGCCTGCGCAACCCCAACATCGAGCTGATGGACCAGGACATCCTGTACCACCTGGCGCTGGGCAGCGGCTCGCACGACCTGGTGGCCATGTTCGGCGACGTGAAG TTCGTGTGCATGGGAGGCACGCCGAAGAGAGTGGAGCAGTTTGCGCACTTCATCATGGACGAGATCGGCCATAAGCTGCCGACCGGGACCACCCTGCTGGACATCAGCCAGTTCTCCTACCGCTACTCCATGTACAAGGTCGGGCCCGTGCTGTCCGTCAGCGTAAGTACACTTCCTCGCCTCGTGCCTGCGTCACTGTCACGTCACTGTCACGTCACTGCCACGTCACTGCCGACCGGGACCACCCTGCTGGACATCAGCCAGTTCTCCTACCGCTACTCCATGTACAAGGTCGGGCCCGTGCTGTCCGTCAGC CACGGCATGGGCATGCCCTCGGTGGGCATCCTGCTGCACGAGGTCATCAAGCTGATGTACCACGCGCGCGTCAAGGACCCCGTGTTCTTCCGCATCGGCACGTCGGGCGGCATCGGCCTGGAGGGCGGCACCGTCGTCATCTCGGAGGACGCCGTGGACGGCGTGTTGCAGCCCTACCTGGACCTG CCGGTGCTGGGGAAGATGGTGCGACGGCCCGCGCAGCTGGACAAGAGGCTGGTGCGCGAGTTGAAGGCCCTGGCCGACCCCAACGACCCCTACGACATCGTCACCGGCCGGACCATGTGCACCAGCGACTTCTACGAAG GACAAGGGCGCATGGACGGAGCCTTCTGCGACTTCAGCGAGGCCCAGAAGATGGACTTCCTGAACAAGGTCCACAAGTGCGGGGTCGTCAACATCGAGATGGAGAGCCTGTCGTTCGCCGCGCTCACCCACCACGCCGGCATCCGCTCCGCCGTCATCTGCGTCACCATCGTGGACCGCCTGCACGGCGACCAG ATCATGGCGCCCAAGGAGGTGCTGGACGAGTGGCAGTGCCGGCCGCAGGCGCTGGTGTCGCGCTACATCAAGCGCTACCTCACCATGAAGGGCCGGCTGACCATGGCTGGCCCCGGCGGCTCCGTGTGCGTCAAGAGCCCGCGCCGCTTCAAGCTGGTGCAGCAGGAGTCGGAGAACTACGACTGA
- the LOC134535172 gene encoding uridine phosphorylase 1 isoform X3 has product MSARGDSASDAEDDQRTRYADGSVRLRNPNIELMDQDILYHLALGSGSHDLVAMFGDVKFVCMGGTPKRVEQFAHFIMDEIGHKLPTGTTLLDISQFSYRYSMYKVGPVLSVSHGMGMPSVGILLHEVIKLMYHARVKDPVFFRIGTSGGIGLEGGTVVISEDAVDGVLQPYLDLPVLGKMVRRPAQLDKRLVRELKALADPNDPYDIVTGRTMCTSDFYEGQGRMDGAFCDFSEAQKMDFLNKVHKCGVVNIEMESLSFAALTHHAGIRSAVICVTIVDRLHGDQIMAPKEVLDEWQCRPQALVSRYIKRYLTMKGRLTMAGPGGSVCVKSPRRFKLVQQESENYD; this is encoded by the exons GTACGCGGACGGCTCGGTGCGCCTGCGCAACCCCAACATCGAGCTGATGGACCAGGACATCCTGTACCACCTGGCGCTGGGCAGCGGCTCGCACGACCTGGTGGCCATGTTCGGCGACGTGAAG TTCGTGTGCATGGGAGGCACGCCGAAGAGAGTGGAGCAGTTTGCGCACTTCATCATGGACGAGATCGGCCATAAGCTGCCGACCGGGACCACCCTGCTGGACATCAGCCAGTTCTCCTACCGCTACTCCATGTACAAGGTCGGGCCCGTGCTGTCCGTCAGC CACGGCATGGGCATGCCCTCGGTGGGCATCCTGCTGCACGAGGTCATCAAGCTGATGTACCACGCGCGCGTCAAGGACCCCGTGTTCTTCCGCATCGGCACGTCGGGCGGCATCGGCCTGGAGGGCGGCACCGTCGTCATCTCGGAGGACGCCGTGGACGGCGTGTTGCAGCCCTACCTGGACCTG CCGGTGCTGGGGAAGATGGTGCGACGGCCCGCGCAGCTGGACAAGAGGCTGGTGCGCGAGTTGAAGGCCCTGGCCGACCCCAACGACCCCTACGACATCGTCACCGGCCGGACCATGTGCACCAGCGACTTCTACGAAG GACAAGGGCGCATGGACGGAGCCTTCTGCGACTTCAGCGAGGCCCAGAAGATGGACTTCCTGAACAAGGTCCACAAGTGCGGGGTCGTCAACATCGAGATGGAGAGCCTGTCGTTCGCCGCGCTCACCCACCACGCCGGCATCCGCTCCGCCGTCATCTGCGTCACCATCGTGGACCGCCTGCACGGCGACCAG ATCATGGCGCCCAAGGAGGTGCTGGACGAGTGGCAGTGCCGGCCGCAGGCGCTGGTGTCGCGCTACATCAAGCGCTACCTCACCATGAAGGGCCGGCTGACCATGGCTGGCCCCGGCGGCTCCGTGTGCGTCAAGAGCCCGCGCCGCTTCAAGCTGGTGCAGCAGGAGTCGGAGAACTACGACTGA
- the LOC134535172 gene encoding uridine phosphorylase 1 isoform X1 — translation MSARGDSASDAEDDQRTRYADGSVRLRNPNIELMDQDILYHLALGSGSHDLVAMFGDVKFVCMGGTPKRVEQFAHFIMDEIGHKLPTGTTLLDISQFSYRYSMYKVGPVLSVSVSTLPRLVPASLSRHCHVTATSLPTGTTLLDISQFSYRYSMYKVGPVLSVSHGMGMPSVGILLHEVIKLMYHARVKDPVFFRIGTSGGIGLEGGTVVISEDAVDGVLQPYLDLPVLGKMVRRPAQLDKRLVRELKALADPNDPYDIVTGRTMCTSDFYEGQGRMDGAFCDFSEAQKMDFLNKVHKCGVVNIEMESLSFAALTHHAGIRSAVICVTIVDRLHGDQIMAPKEVLDEWQCRPQALVSRYIKRYLTMKGRLTMAGPGGSVCVKSPRRFKLVQQESENYD, via the exons GTACGCGGACGGCTCGGTGCGCCTGCGCAACCCCAACATCGAGCTGATGGACCAGGACATCCTGTACCACCTGGCGCTGGGCAGCGGCTCGCACGACCTGGTGGCCATGTTCGGCGACGTGAAG TTCGTGTGCATGGGAGGCACGCCGAAGAGAGTGGAGCAGTTTGCGCACTTCATCATGGACGAGATCGGCCATAAGCTGCCGACCGGGACCACCCTGCTGGACATCAGCCAGTTCTCCTACCGCTACTCCATGTACAAGGTCGGGCCCGTGCTGTCCGTCAGCGTAAGTACACTTCCTCGCCTCGTGCCTGCGTCACTGTCACGTCACTGTCACGTCACTGCCACGTCACTGCCGACCGGGACCACCCTGCTGGACATCAGCCAGTTCTCCTACCGCTACTCCATGTACAAGGTCGGGCCCGTGCTGTCCGTCAGC CACGGCATGGGCATGCCCTCGGTGGGCATCCTGCTGCACGAGGTCATCAAGCTGATGTACCACGCGCGCGTCAAGGACCCCGTGTTCTTCCGCATCGGCACGTCGGGCGGCATCGGCCTGGAGGGCGGCACCGTCGTCATCTCGGAGGACGCCGTGGACGGCGTGTTGCAGCCCTACCTGGACCTG CCGGTGCTGGGGAAGATGGTGCGACGGCCCGCGCAGCTGGACAAGAGGCTGGTGCGCGAGTTGAAGGCCCTGGCCGACCCCAACGACCCCTACGACATCGTCACCGGCCGGACCATGTGCACCAGCGACTTCTACGAAG GACAAGGGCGCATGGACGGAGCCTTCTGCGACTTCAGCGAGGCCCAGAAGATGGACTTCCTGAACAAGGTCCACAAGTGCGGGGTCGTCAACATCGAGATGGAGAGCCTGTCGTTCGCCGCGCTCACCCACCACGCCGGCATCCGCTCCGCCGTCATCTGCGTCACCATCGTGGACCGCCTGCACGGCGACCAG ATCATGGCGCCCAAGGAGGTGCTGGACGAGTGGCAGTGCCGGCCGCAGGCGCTGGTGTCGCGCTACATCAAGCGCTACCTCACCATGAAGGGCCGGCTGACCATGGCTGGCCCCGGCGGCTCCGTGTGCGTCAAGAGCCCGCGCCGCTTCAAGCTGGTGCAGCAGGAGTCGGAGAACTACGACTGA